One Saccharopolyspora erythraea NRRL 2338 genomic region harbors:
- the truA gene encoding tRNA pseudouridine(38-40) synthase TruA, whose translation MDEPAAPSGEGGLVRLRLEVSYDGTDFFGWAKQPDRRTVQGLLEDALRKQPPGRSVPRSVVVAGRTDTGVHATGQVVHVDVVPSAPDEGGRLPLDEHGIPDLDRMRHRWNRILPGDVRVLGARVAPAGFDARFSAMRRHYRYQVSDAPWGVDPLRRRDTLSWNRPLDVDALNAASEDLLGLNDFAAFCKQREGATTVRELQRFSWERAEPHLLVARVSADAFCHSMVRSLVGALLMVGDGRRSRTWPAEALRAAERTSTVAPAHGLTLVGVDYPSDEELADRAARTRAVRTLGLGG comes from the coding sequence GTGGACGAGCCCGCCGCTCCCTCCGGGGAGGGCGGGCTCGTCCGTCTGCGTCTGGAGGTCTCCTACGACGGCACCGACTTCTTCGGCTGGGCCAAGCAGCCCGACCGCCGCACGGTGCAGGGGCTGCTGGAGGACGCGCTGCGCAAGCAGCCCCCGGGCCGTTCGGTGCCGCGCTCGGTCGTCGTGGCGGGGCGCACCGACACCGGGGTGCACGCGACGGGACAGGTCGTCCACGTCGACGTCGTGCCTTCGGCTCCGGACGAGGGCGGGCGGTTGCCGCTCGACGAGCACGGGATCCCCGATCTGGACCGGATGCGCCACCGCTGGAACCGGATCCTGCCCGGTGACGTGCGGGTGCTCGGCGCACGGGTGGCTCCGGCGGGGTTCGACGCGCGGTTCTCGGCAATGCGCAGGCACTACCGCTACCAGGTCTCCGACGCGCCTTGGGGTGTGGACCCGTTGCGGCGCCGGGACACCCTGTCCTGGAACCGTCCGCTCGACGTGGACGCGTTGAACGCCGCTTCCGAGGACCTGCTGGGGCTCAACGACTTCGCCGCGTTCTGCAAGCAGCGCGAGGGCGCGACCACCGTGCGGGAGTTGCAGCGCTTCTCGTGGGAGCGCGCCGAACCGCACCTGCTGGTGGCGCGGGTCAGCGCCGACGCCTTCTGCCACTCCATGGTCCGCAGCCTGGTCGGCGCGCTGCTCATGGTCGGCGACGGCCGCCGCTCGCGGACCTGGCCGGCCGAGGCGCTGCGCGCGGCCGAGCGCACCAGCACCGTGGCGCCCGCGCACGGGCTGACCCTCGTCGGCGTCGACTACCCGTCCGACGAAGAGCTCGCCGACCGTGCCGCCCGCACACGCGCCGTGCGCACCCTCGGGCTCGGCGGATAG
- a CDS encoding DNA-directed RNA polymerase subunit alpha, producing the protein MLISQRPSLAEEAVAETRSRFVIEPLEPGFGYTLGNSLRRTLLSSIPGAAVTSLRIDGVLHEFTTIPGVKEDVTDVILNLKELVVSSEEDEPVTMYLRKQGPGEVTAADIVPPAGVTVHNPDLHIATLNGKGKLEIELVVERGRGYVPAVQNKQTGAEIGRIPVDSIYSPVLKVTYKVEATRVEQRTDFDKLILDVETKPSITPRDAVASAGRTLVELFGLARELNVDAEGIEIGPSPAEADTIAAYAMPIEDLDLTVRSYNCLKREGIHTVGELVSRSEADLLDIRNFGAKSIDEVKLKLVGLGLSLKDSPPGFDPSAAAAEYPSEGWASETETVGGLGRVEDNGYDDGQDYAETEQL; encoded by the coding sequence GTGCTCATCTCCCAGCGACCTTCACTGGCCGAAGAGGCAGTCGCCGAGACCCGTTCCCGGTTCGTCATCGAGCCGCTGGAGCCGGGCTTCGGCTACACCCTCGGCAACTCGCTCCGGCGCACCCTGCTCTCGTCGATCCCGGGTGCGGCGGTCACCAGCCTGCGCATCGACGGTGTGCTGCACGAGTTCACCACGATCCCGGGCGTGAAGGAGGACGTCACCGACGTCATCCTGAACCTCAAGGAGCTGGTCGTCAGCTCCGAGGAGGACGAGCCGGTCACGATGTACCTGCGCAAGCAGGGCCCCGGTGAGGTCACCGCGGCCGACATCGTGCCGCCCGCCGGTGTCACGGTGCACAACCCCGATCTGCACATCGCCACCCTCAACGGGAAGGGCAAGCTGGAGATCGAGCTGGTCGTGGAGCGTGGTCGCGGCTACGTCCCGGCGGTGCAGAACAAGCAGACCGGTGCCGAGATCGGCCGCATCCCGGTCGACTCGATCTACTCGCCGGTGCTGAAGGTGACCTACAAGGTCGAGGCGACCCGTGTCGAGCAGCGGACGGACTTCGACAAGCTGATCCTCGACGTGGAGACCAAGCCGTCGATCACGCCGCGCGACGCGGTGGCCTCGGCGGGGCGGACCCTGGTGGAGCTGTTCGGGCTCGCGCGCGAGCTCAACGTCGACGCCGAGGGCATCGAGATCGGTCCGTCGCCCGCCGAGGCGGACACCATCGCGGCCTACGCGATGCCGATCGAGGACCTCGACCTGACGGTGCGCTCCTACAACTGCCTCAAGCGGGAGGGCATCCACACCGTCGGCGAGCTGGTCTCGCGCAGCGAGGCCGACCTGCTGGACATCCGCAACTTCGGTGCGAAGTCCATCGACGAGGTCAAGCTGAAGCTGGTCGGACTGGGCCTGTCGCTCAAGGACAGCCCGCCCGGGTTCGACCCGTCCGCCGCCGCGGCGGAGTACCCGTCCGAGGGTTGGGCCTCGGAGACCGAGACCGTCGGTGGTCTCGGCCGGGTCGAGGACAACGGCTACGACGACGGCCAGGACTACGCGGAGACAGAGCAGCTGTAG
- a CDS encoding DUF2157 domain-containing protein has translation MNETHRLSPEQRARLERLADRGVLTREQVAAVLEELDSPRAAPESTGSGLWEVLGYIGGALVLGGASLLVGMSWEDLTRPARVGLLVAATLALAAAGLVIAGGPRGARAFAAQPASPRGRIVGVLFALGACTAALAVGSGVDAYESLAATATGLLVALLGYAVVRGLPLLVVAVGFSVGVVVSAGEEWFSESTPLMTTALVALGAVWTALAATGALRHRQTALGAGVVIALAGSQYPLTSEQPWWGYGLTLLIALGCFAAYLAERAAVLLVLGVVGVTVSVPEAVWDWTGGALSGPLVVLLVGVVFLAAGGIGLRLRRNPPPLKS, from the coding sequence ATGAACGAAACGCATCGTCTGTCGCCGGAACAACGTGCACGGCTGGAGCGGCTGGCCGACCGGGGTGTGCTGACCCGCGAGCAGGTGGCGGCCGTTCTCGAGGAACTCGACTCCCCGCGCGCGGCGCCGGAGAGCACCGGGAGCGGGCTTTGGGAGGTGCTCGGCTACATCGGCGGCGCGCTCGTGCTCGGCGGGGCATCCTTGCTGGTGGGCATGTCCTGGGAGGACCTCACCCGCCCGGCTCGCGTCGGTCTGCTCGTCGCGGCGACGCTGGCGCTGGCCGCGGCCGGTCTGGTCATCGCCGGTGGACCGCGCGGTGCGCGCGCGTTCGCCGCCCAGCCGGCGTCACCGCGCGGCCGGATCGTGGGAGTGCTGTTCGCGCTCGGGGCCTGCACGGCGGCGCTGGCGGTCGGCAGCGGCGTGGACGCCTACGAGTCGCTGGCCGCCACGGCGACGGGCCTGCTGGTCGCGCTGCTCGGCTACGCCGTGGTGCGGGGGCTGCCGCTGCTGGTGGTGGCCGTCGGCTTCAGCGTCGGCGTGGTGGTCTCCGCGGGCGAGGAGTGGTTCAGCGAGTCGACGCCGCTGATGACGACGGCGCTGGTGGCGCTGGGCGCGGTGTGGACGGCGCTCGCCGCCACCGGTGCGCTGCGGCACCGCCAGACCGCGCTGGGGGCCGGCGTGGTGATCGCCCTCGCCGGGTCGCAGTACCCGCTGACCTCCGAGCAGCCGTGGTGGGGCTACGGGCTGACGCTGCTGATCGCGCTCGGCTGCTTCGCCGCCTACCTGGCCGAACGCGCCGCCGTCCTGCTCGTGCTGGGCGTGGTCGGCGTGACGGTGTCGGTGCCGGAGGCGGTGTGGGACTGGACGGGTGGCGCGCTCAGCGGCCCGCTCGTGGTGCTGCTGGTCGGCGTCGTCTTCCTGGCCGCCGGCGGCATCGGGCTGCGGCTGCGCCGGAACCCGCCGCCGCTGAAGTCCTGA
- the mycP gene encoding type VII secretion-associated serine protease mycosin, translated as MRSSLTRRRSVRRTLALSAVVGIAVFGPAMPAASAQPFVGPPPLRPTNTVGGPLSPQPGFEQTQGCMQANTGDSTIEEKPWSQLALGFEQAHEQGLTGSGKTVAVIDTGVNQHPRLSLTGNGGSAVPDGRGANFDCDGHGTIVAGIIAAHRDDSTGLIGVAPEAQIMSIRQSSKLFQNKAEKKTVGDTQTMAQAITQATNSGASVINISQSSCQTIAQASNPADEHNNRLYQAVKNAFDRGVVVVAAAGNADGACQKNPSGSPTTAVLPAWFDEYVLTVGSVGQEGQPSEFTVPGPWVDVAAPGENLISLDPGSGGSGLASQIAAGADGQMQPIQGTSFATPYVSGLAVLIKEKYEKAGTPLSAGQIMDRIKATAMHPGGNNGRNDIVGYGMIDFMAALGDIVPPEHGKLPAPMKPTRLSADVIPQKDYPALLVALGGSVGGVAAVIFTAFLVNAVRNVRLRQAEAAAKTKSRRE; from the coding sequence ATGCGCTCCAGCTTGACGCGCCGCAGGAGCGTGCGGCGCACCTTGGCGCTGTCGGCGGTGGTGGGCATCGCGGTCTTCGGACCCGCGATGCCCGCCGCCTCCGCGCAGCCGTTCGTCGGCCCGCCACCGCTGCGTCCGACGAACACCGTCGGCGGACCGCTCTCCCCGCAGCCGGGGTTCGAGCAGACCCAGGGGTGCATGCAGGCCAACACCGGGGACTCCACGATCGAGGAGAAGCCGTGGAGCCAGCTCGCCCTGGGCTTCGAGCAGGCGCACGAGCAGGGTCTGACGGGCTCCGGCAAGACCGTCGCGGTGATCGACACGGGGGTGAACCAGCACCCGAGGCTCTCCCTCACGGGTAATGGCGGGAGCGCGGTCCCGGACGGCAGGGGAGCAAACTTCGACTGCGACGGGCACGGCACGATCGTCGCGGGCATCATCGCGGCGCATCGGGACGACAGCACCGGTCTCATCGGGGTCGCTCCCGAAGCGCAGATCATGTCGATCCGGCAGTCTTCGAAGCTCTTCCAGAACAAGGCGGAGAAGAAGACCGTCGGCGACACCCAGACGATGGCGCAGGCGATCACGCAAGCCACGAACAGCGGCGCCAGCGTTATCAACATCTCGCAGTCGTCGTGCCAGACCATCGCCCAGGCCAGCAACCCGGCGGACGAGCACAACAACCGCCTGTACCAGGCGGTCAAGAACGCCTTCGACCGCGGCGTCGTCGTGGTCGCCGCAGCCGGCAACGCCGATGGCGCCTGCCAGAAGAACCCTTCGGGCAGCCCGACCACCGCGGTGCTGCCCGCCTGGTTCGACGAGTACGTGCTGACCGTCGGCTCCGTCGGGCAGGAAGGCCAGCCGTCCGAGTTCACCGTTCCCGGTCCGTGGGTTGACGTCGCGGCGCCGGGCGAGAACCTGATCTCGCTCGACCCGGGGAGCGGCGGCAGCGGCCTCGCCAGCCAGATCGCGGCGGGCGCGGACGGGCAGATGCAGCCCATCCAGGGCACCAGCTTCGCCACTCCGTACGTCTCCGGACTCGCCGTGCTGATCAAGGAGAAGTACGAGAAGGCGGGCACCCCGCTCAGCGCCGGTCAGATCATGGACCGGATCAAGGCGACCGCGATGCACCCGGGTGGCAACAACGGCCGCAACGACATCGTCGGCTACGGCATGATCGACTTCATGGCGGCGCTGGGTGACATCGTGCCGCCCGAGCACGGCAAGCTGCCGGCGCCGATGAAGCCGACCCGCCTCAGCGCGGATGTGATCCCGCAGAAGGACTACCCCGCCCTGCTGGTCGCCCTCGGCGGCTCGGTCGGCGGTGTCGCCGCGGTGATCTTCACCGCTTTCCTGGTGAACGCGGTGCGCAACGTCCGCCTGCGGCAGGCCGAGGCGGCGGCAAAGACCAAGTCGCGGCGCGAGTAG
- the eccE gene encoding type VII secretion protein EccE, giving the protein MSVTTQHPAQPKASGPASAQRTRIRARRRTNGATLGAIPVANIVLIEVGLAIGLILVLINQTLWPVSAGVAALALIIALLRRRGRWFTQWVGLVFEYRSRGHTRVSHPLTVDVLEPAEDKDGDGIIGPDENHRVALLRLVVEDLVIARSQDHDRNPVGMAWHNGKWTAVLAVEPTPSLLNPVGSAPNLPLGVLAPCLEDRGVVLDAIQVIWHCYPGSASLPSSSPALNSYLEVLGPLAAAARRTTWVAVRLDPQRCAKAIGERGGGVLGAQRALIGALSRVRNALERQGIPTHPLDPDELLQAGVASAELQSVLGSQRPVGLKERWDGVTAGGVGHSSYAITSWPGQMSGSLNALTGIRALSTSIALSISPAGEDGEVGLRGLVRVSARTPSELNAADDRLKSISGRLGLTLTPLRGMQLAGYAATVPLGGAA; this is encoded by the coding sequence ATGTCCGTGACCACACAACATCCGGCCCAGCCGAAAGCCTCCGGGCCCGCCAGTGCGCAGCGCACGCGCATCCGCGCGCGACGCCGCACCAACGGCGCGACCCTCGGGGCCATTCCGGTGGCCAACATCGTGCTCATCGAGGTCGGCCTGGCCATCGGCCTGATCCTCGTGCTGATCAACCAGACGCTGTGGCCGGTCTCGGCCGGGGTGGCCGCGCTCGCGCTGATCATCGCGCTGCTGCGCCGCCGGGGCCGCTGGTTCACCCAGTGGGTCGGCCTGGTCTTCGAGTACCGCTCGCGCGGCCACACCAGGGTGTCGCACCCGCTGACGGTCGACGTCCTGGAACCCGCGGAGGACAAGGACGGCGACGGGATCATCGGTCCTGACGAGAACCACCGCGTCGCGCTGCTGCGGCTGGTCGTCGAGGACCTGGTGATCGCCCGCAGCCAGGACCACGACCGCAACCCGGTCGGCATGGCCTGGCACAACGGCAAGTGGACCGCGGTGCTCGCGGTGGAGCCGACCCCCTCGCTGCTCAACCCGGTCGGTTCCGCGCCGAACCTGCCGCTGGGCGTGCTCGCACCGTGCCTGGAGGACCGCGGCGTGGTGCTCGACGCGATCCAGGTCATCTGGCACTGCTACCCCGGCAGCGCGTCGCTGCCGTCGAGCTCCCCCGCGCTGAACTCCTATCTGGAGGTCCTCGGCCCGCTGGCCGCCGCGGCGCGGCGGACCACGTGGGTCGCGGTCCGGCTGGACCCGCAGCGCTGCGCCAAGGCCATCGGCGAGCGCGGCGGCGGTGTCCTCGGCGCCCAGCGCGCGCTGATCGGTGCGCTCTCGCGCGTGCGGAACGCGCTGGAGCGGCAGGGGATCCCGACCCACCCGCTGGACCCCGACGAGCTGCTGCAGGCCGGTGTGGCCTCGGCGGAGCTGCAGTCGGTTCTCGGCTCGCAGCGCCCTGTCGGACTCAAGGAGCGCTGGGACGGCGTCACCGCGGGTGGTGTCGGCCACTCCAGCTATGCCATCACCAGCTGGCCGGGCCAGATGAGCGGCAGCCTCAACGCGCTCACCGGCATCCGGGCGCTGTCGACCAGCATCGCGCTGTCGATCTCCCCGGCCGGCGAGGACGGCGAGGTCGGCCTGCGCGGGCTGGTGCGGGTCAGCGCCCGCACGCCCAGCGAGCTCAACGCCGCCGACGACCGGCTCAAGTCGATCAGCGGCCGCCTCGGGCTGACCCTGACCCCGCTGCGCGGCATGCAGCTCGCCGGCTACGCCGCGACGGTGCCGCTGGGAGGTGCGGCATGA
- the rplQ gene encoding 50S ribosomal protein L17 has product MPTPTKGARLGGSPSHERLMLANLATSLFEHGKITTTEAKAKRLRPLAERLITKAKKGDLHNRREVMKTIRDKDVVHKLFAEIGPHFADRNGGYTRIVKAMPRRGDNAKMAVIALVTEKTVTAEAEAARGTKFAKDEKAKAEATEAKAEETTETTESTEAESTEAPAEEAKAEDTAAEKKDES; this is encoded by the coding sequence ATGCCCACCCCGACCAAGGGAGCGCGTCTCGGCGGGTCGCCGTCGCACGAGCGGCTGATGCTGGCCAACCTGGCCACCTCGCTGTTCGAGCACGGGAAGATCACCACGACCGAGGCGAAGGCGAAACGGCTGCGGCCGCTCGCCGAGCGTCTGATCACCAAAGCCAAGAAGGGCGACCTGCACAACCGTCGCGAGGTCATGAAGACCATCCGCGACAAGGACGTCGTGCACAAGCTCTTCGCCGAGATCGGTCCGCACTTCGCCGACCGCAACGGTGGCTACACCCGGATCGTCAAGGCGATGCCGCGTCGTGGTGACAACGCCAAGATGGCCGTGATCGCGCTGGTGACCGAGAAGACCGTCACCGCCGAGGCCGAGGCGGCCCGCGGCACCAAGTTCGCCAAGGACGAGAAGGCCAAGGCGGAGGCCACCGAGGCCAAGGCCGAGGAGACCACCGAGACCACCGAGTCGACCGAGGCCGAGTCCACCGAGGCTCCGGCCGAGGAGGCCAAGGCCGAGGACACTGCCGCGGAGAAGAAGGACGAGTCCTGA
- the eccB gene encoding type VII secretion protein EccB: MASTPTTKSQVQAYRFVLRRMESALVRKDAVMLHDPMGSHKRATVVGAVLACIGLIGFLVWGLFAGKGTVPEPGSIVIAKESGSVFVVTADDKAQKRLIPMLNMASARLLVMAQGGGQGGAVTPTTVKESALAEFPRGPRTGIVNAPTYLPAANNGAMPAWAVCDVGQVKDTLNSAEIERSAKVETVVIGGDNHHGTPLDPEQSLYVKDQSSGKSYLVYRVENLPGKQRTQAVKSEIDRTDSVVADIYRLRGKTPRTISTNMLNAIPNAPGVPVMRVPSVPGAGTPIDYMQGKEVGDVVKRTIPNQPNEYFVLMQNGKQRISAGAAGVLHASRESSKEIPDMTGAVTDAPDAPKQQEINVSGYPMAVPTPLGFQQADTSCLSWENINGEHHITVTTNKGTPAVKPAVKLAQYDGSGPKVDYFFMPAGKAAVVRGTANESGAGSGPISLVSDQGVTYGIKDVATAQALGVIGTALDIKDAPSWLLRGIPPTLPSGDFLDPAQASFVYDSIPVPPGAVNRPPPQKNQQQSGATTAGS, encoded by the coding sequence ATGGCATCAACACCCACAACCAAGTCACAGGTCCAGGCATATCGGTTCGTGCTGCGCCGAATGGAATCGGCGCTGGTGCGCAAGGACGCGGTGATGCTGCACGATCCGATGGGCTCCCACAAGAGGGCCACGGTGGTCGGTGCCGTCCTCGCGTGCATCGGTTTGATCGGGTTTCTCGTTTGGGGGCTGTTCGCGGGCAAGGGCACCGTGCCGGAACCCGGCTCGATCGTGATCGCGAAGGAAAGCGGAAGTGTCTTCGTCGTTACCGCCGACGACAAGGCGCAGAAACGGCTGATCCCGATGCTGAACATGGCGTCGGCGCGGCTGCTGGTGATGGCGCAGGGCGGCGGTCAGGGCGGCGCGGTGACGCCGACCACGGTCAAGGAATCGGCGCTGGCGGAGTTCCCCCGCGGTCCGAGGACGGGAATCGTCAACGCGCCGACGTACCTGCCCGCGGCGAACAACGGCGCGATGCCCGCGTGGGCGGTCTGCGACGTCGGCCAGGTCAAGGACACCCTGAACTCGGCCGAGATCGAGCGCTCCGCCAAGGTCGAGACCGTCGTGATCGGTGGTGACAACCACCACGGCACGCCGCTGGATCCGGAGCAGTCCCTCTACGTCAAGGACCAGTCCTCCGGCAAGAGCTACCTGGTGTACCGGGTGGAGAACCTGCCGGGCAAGCAGCGCACCCAGGCGGTCAAGTCGGAGATCGACCGCACCGACTCGGTGGTCGCCGACATCTACCGCCTGCGCGGCAAGACGCCGCGCACGATCAGCACCAACATGCTCAACGCGATCCCGAACGCGCCGGGCGTGCCGGTCATGAGGGTGCCGAGCGTGCCGGGCGCCGGAACGCCGATCGACTACATGCAGGGCAAGGAGGTCGGCGACGTCGTCAAGCGGACCATCCCGAACCAGCCCAACGAGTACTTCGTGCTGATGCAGAACGGGAAGCAGCGGATCAGCGCCGGTGCCGCCGGTGTCCTGCACGCTTCCCGCGAGAGCAGCAAGGAGATCCCGGACATGACCGGTGCCGTCACCGACGCGCCGGACGCTCCGAAGCAGCAGGAGATCAACGTCTCGGGCTACCCGATGGCGGTGCCGACCCCGCTGGGCTTCCAGCAGGCCGACACGTCCTGCCTGAGCTGGGAGAACATCAACGGTGAGCACCACATCACCGTCACCACCAACAAGGGCACGCCCGCGGTGAAGCCCGCCGTGAAGCTGGCCCAGTACGACGGTTCCGGCCCGAAGGTGGACTACTTCTTCATGCCGGCGGGCAAGGCCGCGGTGGTGCGCGGGACGGCCAACGAGTCCGGTGCGGGCAGCGGCCCGATCTCGCTGGTGTCCGACCAGGGCGTCACCTACGGCATCAAGGACGTGGCGACCGCGCAGGCGCTGGGTGTGATCGGCACCGCGCTCGACATCAAGGACGCCCCGTCGTGGCTGCTCCGCGGCATCCCGCCGACGCTGCCCAGCGGTGACTTCCTCGACCCGGCGCAGGCGAGCTTCGTCTACGACTCGATCCCGGTGCCGCCGGGTGCGGTCAACCGCCCGCCGCCGCAGAAGAACCAGCAGCAGAGCGGGGCCACCACCGCAGGCAGCTGA
- the rpsK gene encoding 30S ribosomal protein S11, producing the protein MPPKSRAGAVKKVRRKEKKNVAHGQAHIKSTFNNTIVSITDPTGAVISWASAGHVGFKGSRKSTPFAAQMAAENAARKAAEHGMKKVDVFVKGPGSGRETAIRSLQAAGLEVGTIQDVTPQPHNGCRPPKRRRV; encoded by the coding sequence ATGCCACCCAAGTCTCGCGCCGGCGCCGTCAAGAAGGTGCGGCGCAAGGAAAAGAAGAACGTCGCTCACGGCCAGGCGCACATCAAGAGCACGTTCAACAACACCATCGTCTCGATCACCGACCCCACCGGTGCGGTGATCAGCTGGGCCTCCGCCGGCCACGTCGGGTTCAAGGGCTCCCGCAAGTCCACCCCGTTCGCCGCGCAGATGGCCGCCGAGAACGCCGCCCGCAAGGCTGCTGAGCACGGCATGAAGAAGGTCGACGTCTTCGTCAAGGGCCCGGGCTCGGGCCGTGAGACGGCGATCCGCTCGCTGCAGGCCGCCGGTCTCGAGGTCGGCACGATCCAGGACGTGACCCCGCAGCCGCACAACGGCTGCCGCCCGCCCAAGCGGCGCCGGGTCTGA
- a CDS encoding WXG100 family type VII secretion target, which produces MPSARRIAAEVSQHLEYLTRVAAELDAPEPVHERFEEAVGRVDALREAARVWHRTADRVEKSAQGVAGKLGGIDKSWQGADADAFLAHMRETGLAGNDIVDAMRALAEALDHTADAVEALVEDIGQTVTDTADAVSQALVVPVDGEQRARRHLEDLEGPAGELFSAVEDVFGAFARFCDELQSGREIGELQFDKRMPAQNWQSSVPEPPAPPAAAPAPPAPAAPEGAGAGAGGGTGGGGASAAGAASAAGGVGGGAPDLSPGGSSGAAEPSATPPAVAASAGAAAGGAAAAAGGGMAGGMMPMGMMGGAMGAQGGAQERQNKSRLKSSSEELFGAPQSAPPAVYGEDPDNAKQSEDKPAKPKPLPKPPMPPKRGSAGVGDAPPPKI; this is translated from the coding sequence ATGCCGAGCGCACGGCGGATCGCCGCGGAGGTCTCGCAGCACCTCGAGTACCTGACCAGGGTCGCGGCCGAACTCGACGCGCCGGAACCCGTTCACGAGCGCTTCGAGGAGGCGGTCGGGCGCGTCGACGCCCTCCGCGAGGCCGCGCGGGTCTGGCACCGGACCGCCGACCGCGTGGAGAAGTCCGCGCAGGGCGTGGCGGGCAAGCTCGGCGGCATCGACAAGTCGTGGCAGGGCGCCGACGCCGACGCCTTCCTGGCCCACATGCGGGAAACCGGACTGGCGGGCAACGACATCGTCGACGCGATGCGCGCGCTGGCAGAGGCCCTCGACCACACCGCCGACGCCGTCGAGGCGCTCGTCGAGGACATCGGGCAGACCGTCACCGACACCGCCGACGCGGTGTCGCAGGCGCTCGTCGTCCCGGTCGACGGCGAACAGCGGGCCCGCAGGCACCTGGAGGACCTGGAAGGCCCGGCGGGTGAGCTGTTCTCGGCGGTCGAGGACGTCTTCGGCGCCTTCGCCCGGTTCTGCGACGAGCTCCAGTCCGGCCGCGAGATCGGCGAGCTTCAGTTCGACAAGCGGATGCCCGCCCAGAACTGGCAGTCCTCCGTTCCCGAGCCGCCCGCACCGCCCGCGGCCGCGCCTGCGCCTCCCGCGCCGGCCGCGCCCGAGGGCGCGGGCGCCGGCGCCGGTGGGGGCACCGGTGGCGGCGGAGCGAGCGCCGCAGGCGCGGCGTCCGCCGCCGGGGGCGTCGGGGGCGGAGCCCCCGACCTGTCGCCGGGCGGCAGCTCCGGCGCGGCGGAGCCGTCGGCGACGCCGCCCGCCGTCGCGGCGAGCGCGGGCGCCGCCGCAGGCGGGGCCGCGGCCGCCGCGGGCGGCGGGATGGCCGGCGGCATGATGCCGATGGGCATGATGGGCGGCGCGATGGGCGCGCAGGGCGGCGCGCAGGAGCGCCAGAACAAGTCGCGGCTCAAGAGCAGCTCGGAGGAGCTGTTCGGCGCCCCGCAGTCGGCACCGCCCGCGGTGTACGGCGAGGACCCCGACAACGCCAAGCAGTCCGAGGACAAGCCCGCGAAGCCGAAGCCGCTCCCCAAGCCCCCGATGCCACCCAAGCGCGGGTCGGCAGGTGTCGGGGACGCCCCGCCCCCGAAGATCTGA
- the rpsD gene encoding 30S ribosomal protein S4, with translation MARYTGPATRKSRRLKVDLVGGDQAFERRPYPPGQHGRARIKETEYLLQLQEKQKAKFTYGVLERQFRSYYEEANRRPGKTGDNLLQVLECRLDNVVYRAGLARTRRMARQLVSHGHFTVNGKKVNIPSYQVSKWDIIDVKQKSLGTTPFIIAKETIGERPVPAWLQVVPSNLRILVHQRPERAQIDTPVTEQLIVELYSK, from the coding sequence ATGGCTCGTTACACCGGTCCCGCGACCCGCAAGTCCCGCCGTCTGAAGGTCGACCTCGTCGGGGGCGACCAGGCGTTCGAGCGCCGGCCGTACCCGCCCGGCCAGCACGGCCGCGCGCGGATCAAGGAAACCGAGTACCTGCTGCAGCTCCAGGAGAAGCAGAAGGCGAAGTTCACCTACGGCGTGCTGGAGCGGCAGTTCCGCTCGTACTACGAGGAGGCCAACCGGCGTCCCGGCAAGACGGGTGACAACCTCCTGCAGGTGCTGGAGTGCCGGCTGGACAACGTCGTCTACCGGGCGGGCCTGGCCCGCACCCGGCGGATGGCCCGCCAGCTGGTCAGCCACGGCCACTTCACGGTCAACGGCAAGAAGGTGAACATCCCCAGCTACCAGGTGTCGAAGTGGGACATCATCGACGTCAAGCAGAAGTCGCTGGGCACCACTCCGTTCATCATCGCCAAGGAGACCATCGGCGAGCGCCCGGTCCCGGCCTGGCTGCAGGTCGTGCCCTCGAACCTGCGGATCCTGGTGCACCAGCGCCCGGAGCGCGCGCAGATCGACACCCCGGTCACCGAGCAGCTCATCGTCGAGCTCTACTCGAAGTGA